A segment of the Candidatus Pelagisphaera phototrophica genome:
TCGGCTTTGCCTTTCTCAAGTATATCCACTAGGTGATTCAAGTTTCCGGCGCCACCCGAAGCAATGACCGGAACCTCTACTGCTTCGGAAATGCTACGCGTCAGCTCGATGTCGTAACCCGCCAGTGTTCCATCCGCATCCATGCTTGTGAGCAGGATTTCTCCCGCACCCAAAGAGACGGCTCTCTTGGCCCATTCAATGGCGTCGAGCGGCGTCGGGTTGCGTCCCCCATGGGTGAATACGCGCCAGCTGTCGCCATCGCGTTTCGCGTCGATGGCCAAAACGATGCACTGATTTCCAAATTTACGGGCAGCTTCCAGAATAAGGTTCGGATCGTTGATCGCGGCGGTATTCAGGCTTACTTTGTCTGCACCCGAATGAAGCATTTGGGTAATGTTGTCGAGGTTACGCAAGCCACCGCCAACAGTGAGTGGCATAAAGCACTCGGACGCCGTCTGCTCGACGACGTGGTGCATTATCTCGCGTTCGTCACTCGATGCAGTGATATCCAGAAACACGAGCTCGTCGGCGCCTTGTTCATCGTATGCTTTGGCGCAAGATACGGGATCACCGGCATCACGGAGTTCCTTGAACTTTACTCCTTTGACGACCCGCCCCGCGTGGACGTCCAGGCATGGAATGATTCGTTTTGCCAGCATGTGAGGATGGCGATGATTCGAGCTACCAGTAAGTGAGTGCCTCGAGAATGCCGCTTATTCCGTTTCTCCTACCGCAATGATGTCTGGATCAAACGAC
Coding sequences within it:
- the hisF gene encoding imidazole glycerol phosphate synthase subunit HisF, which translates into the protein MLAKRIIPCLDVHAGRVVKGVKFKELRDAGDPVSCAKAYDEQGADELVFLDITASSDEREIMHHVVEQTASECFMPLTVGGGLRNLDNITQMLHSGADKVSLNTAAINDPNLILEAARKFGNQCIVLAIDAKRDGDSWRVFTHGGRNPTPLDAIEWAKRAVSLGAGEILLTSMDADGTLAGYDIELTRSISEAVEVPVIASGGAGNLNHLVDILEKGKADAVLAASIFHFGTYTISQAKRHLEDAHVPVRL